A part of Desulfobacter sp. genomic DNA contains:
- a CDS encoding ATP-dependent helicase, whose amino-acid sequence MQLSKPQQDAVNHTGSPALVVAGAGSGKTRTLTAKFSHLTATGHLPERILAITFTNKAAQEMKSRLMEMTGMPAMRFEWVRTYHSACLMILKKHCETMGYTAPLQVFSVYQQDKLVKELCVQNNIEKKFANRILSTISRAKNFGDPARYFDRHPGFYNIKLGDIYSQYEARLAEMNCVDFDNILLKTRDLLRDNEAVRNWYRNYFSYILVDEYQDTNNLQEDLTGLLLGGHRNLFCVGDDWQAVYGFRGSNVNHFLGFPDKYKDAQIFRLEENYRSADEIVQAANDMIDYNPDKMDKRCFSKKKGGVVEIYDFMSDAHEAEWAAKRIRALHKNGQGIPYDKMAVVYRTKFCSLPFEKIFRAFRVPYRLMGSQGFFERMEILDINSYLSAAYFPGDDLSFERIVNTPKRGIGPTMIKKIAAMRTNGQSLQDAARTMVKERVLTKKVHENLSGVLDLLDTIHDMAPAMAMETVLDRTGYYDYLEKKTKTYEEFISKKENIEQLVYTARSKDTMLEYLEEAALIREDKEEDDTDESKVALLTIHSAKGLEFDTVFIVGCEERLFPHWRSIDEGDKALFEERRLMYVAMTRAERFLYLTHANYRKGEFATRSRFIDQIRECLA is encoded by the coding sequence ATGCAGTTATCCAAACCCCAACAGGATGCCGTTAATCATACCGGCTCCCCGGCCCTTGTGGTTGCGGGAGCCGGTTCCGGTAAGACCAGAACCCTCACCGCCAAGTTTTCCCACCTCACGGCCACGGGCCACCTTCCCGAACGGATCCTGGCCATCACCTTTACCAACAAGGCCGCCCAGGAGATGAAGTCCCGGCTCATGGAGATGACCGGCATGCCGGCCATGCGGTTCGAGTGGGTGAGAACCTACCATTCCGCCTGTCTGATGATTTTGAAAAAGCATTGCGAAACCATGGGCTATACCGCCCCCCTCCAGGTCTTTTCCGTCTACCAGCAGGATAAACTGGTCAAGGAACTCTGCGTCCAGAATAATATTGAAAAGAAATTTGCCAACCGCATCCTGTCCACCATTTCCCGGGCCAAGAACTTCGGGGACCCGGCCCGGTATTTTGACCGCCACCCCGGCTTTTACAATATCAAACTGGGGGATATATACAGCCAGTACGAAGCCCGGCTGGCTGAGATGAACTGCGTGGATTTTGACAATATCCTGCTTAAGACCCGGGACCTGCTCCGGGACAATGAGGCGGTGCGCAATTGGTACCGAAATTATTTCTCCTATATCCTGGTGGATGAATACCAGGATACCAATAACCTCCAGGAGGATCTCACCGGGCTGCTGCTGGGTGGCCACCGCAACCTCTTCTGCGTGGGGGACGACTGGCAGGCCGTCTACGGGTTCCGCGGCTCCAACGTCAACCATTTTCTGGGATTTCCGGACAAGTACAAGGATGCCCAGATTTTCAGGCTGGAGGAGAATTACCGTTCCGCCGATGAAATTGTCCAGGCGGCCAACGATATGATCGACTACAACCCCGACAAGATGGACAAACGGTGCTTTTCAAAGAAAAAGGGCGGGGTGGTGGAGATCTATGATTTCATGTCCGATGCCCACGAGGCGGAATGGGCGGCCAAGCGGATACGTGCCCTGCACAAAAACGGCCAGGGTATCCCCTATGACAAGATGGCCGTGGTCTACCGGACCAAATTCTGCTCCCTGCCCTTTGAAAAGATATTCCGGGCCTTCAGGGTGCCCTACCGGCTCATGGGCTCCCAGGGCTTTTTCGAGCGCATGGAGATTCTGGATATCAACTCCTATCTCTCCGCCGCCTATTTCCCGGGGGACGATCTCTCCTTTGAACGCATCGTCAACACCCCCAAGCGGGGCATCGGCCCCACCATGATAAAGAAAATCGCGGCCATGCGCACCAACGGTCAGAGTCTCCAGGACGCGGCCCGCACCATGGTGAAAGAGCGGGTGCTCACCAAAAAGGTCCATGAAAACCTATCCGGGGTGCTGGATCTTCTGGACACCATCCATGATATGGCCCCGGCCATGGCCATGGAGACGGTCCTGGACCGGACCGGGTATTACGATTATCTGGAAAAGAAAACTAAAACCTACGAGGAGTTCATTTCCAAAAAGGAGAATATCGAACAGCTCGTCTATACGGCCAGGTCCAAGGATACCATGCTGGAATACCTGGAGGAGGCCGCCCTGATCCGGGAGGACAAGGAGGAGGATGACACCGATGAAAGCAAAGTCGCCCTGCTGACCATCCATTCGGCCAAGGGGCTGGAGTTCGACACCGTATTCATCGTGGGGTGTGAGGAACGGCTCTTTCCCCACTGGCGGTCCATTGACGAGGGGGACAAGGCCCTGTTCGAGGAGCGGCGGCTGATGTACGTGGCCATGACAAGGGCCGAGCGGTTTCTTTACCTCACCCACGCCAACTACCGGAAGGGGGAGTTTGCCACCCGGAGCCGGTTCATCGACCAGATCAGGGAATGCCTGGCCTGA
- a CDS encoding undecaprenyl-diphosphate phosphatase has product MEIYQGIILGILQGLTEFLPVSSSGHLVLGQIYFNITEGGLAFDVAVHMGTVAAVVVVYFSDIREMTASLLRFITAPNKKELNAQDKNLNFVWCILAGSVPTALIGFGLKTLEHILFTSSLLVGLMLLVTGGVLWGSKKYYRESDSGGAPLTLKRALFIGVVQGMAVVPGISRSGSTIAAGMFAGLDRTTAARFSFLLSVPAICGAQIISIKDALETGGLIDPAVICGTIVSFIVGLAALKLLLKLVHTGKFHLFAPYCWLAGILALISSF; this is encoded by the coding sequence ATGGAAATTTACCAGGGAATCATACTCGGCATCCTCCAGGGGCTGACGGAATTTTTGCCGGTGAGCAGCTCCGGCCATCTGGTGCTGGGGCAGATTTATTTTAATATTACTGAAGGGGGCCTGGCCTTTGATGTGGCCGTGCACATGGGCACCGTGGCTGCGGTGGTGGTGGTTTATTTTTCCGATATCCGGGAAATGACGGCTTCCCTGCTCCGGTTTATAACGGCCCCCAATAAAAAAGAGCTGAACGCCCAGGACAAAAACCTGAATTTTGTCTGGTGCATCCTGGCCGGGTCCGTGCCCACGGCCCTGATCGGATTCGGTTTAAAAACCCTTGAGCATATTCTGTTCACCTCCTCACTGCTTGTGGGGCTGATGCTGCTGGTGACGGGAGGCGTGCTTTGGGGATCAAAAAAGTATTACCGTGAATCCGACTCCGGCGGTGCACCCCTGACCCTGAAACGGGCCCTGTTCATCGGGGTGGTCCAGGGGATGGCGGTGGTCCCGGGTATCTCCCGTTCCGGCTCCACCATTGCCGCAGGCATGTTCGCAGGGCTTGACCGGACAACGGCGGCCCGGTTTTCCTTTCTCCTGTCTGTGCCGGCCATCTGCGGGGCACAGATCATCAGTATCAAGGATGCCCTAGAAACCGGGGGGCTCATTGACCCGGCCGTCATTTGTGGTACAATCGTTTCGTTTATTGTCGGCCTTGCTGCATTGAAACTGCTGCTGAAGCTGGTTCACACCGGTAAATTTCATCTCTTTGCACCCTATTGCTGGCTGGCGGGCATTTTGGCATTGATATCGAGTTTTTAA